The Faecalibacterium sp. I3-3-89 sequence TCTGCCCTACGCGGACTGGTCGGCTGAAAAGCAGTCGGCCTACCGTCTTGCCGAGGCCGGGCTGACCGCCGGGCCGTCCGACAGCGACGCTGTCAGCGCAGACCTCACCGAGGTGGACGCCCTTTCCGGTGCGACCATCACCTCGGCGGCAGTGACCACCGTGGTCAACGATTCGTATTTCTATGTAACTGAGGTGCTCCGCGCAGAGTGACCTCAACGGAGGAATGGAACCTATGGCAAAAACTGATTTTCTGACGGCTGATATGACCCGCCGCCAGTTCATGAAGATCTCGGGCAAGAGCCTTGCAGGGCTTACCCTCTCCGCATCCATGCTGTCCCTCTTCGGCTGCTCGCAGAAGCAGGTGGACAGCGGCGCAGTGGCCACTTGGGCGCTGCCGCAGGGTCTGCTGGTGGTCAACGCCGACCTGTGCACCGGCTGCCAGCGCTGCGAGATCAACTGCACCCTGACCAACGACGGCGTGTGCTCCTCTTACATCAGCCGCGTCAAGATCCAGCGCCGCCTGAATCTGGATGGTGCCGGCAACGGCCTGCTGTCCGGCAACGACAACTGCTGGGTCTACTTCCCGGACACCTGCCGCCAGTGCGAAGACCCCGCCTGCGGCAACGCCTGCCCCCAAAAGGCCATTACGACCAACGAGCAGGGCATCCGCGTGGTGGACACCGACAAGTGCATCGGCTGCGGGGCCTGCCACGACGCCTGCCCTTGGCATATGCCCACCGTCAACCCCGAGACCGGCAAGTCGTCCAAGTGCATCGCCTGCGGTGCCTGCGTGGCAGGCTGCCCGTCCGGCGCTCTGTCCATCGTGGACTGGGACGCCGTCACCAGCGCAGCACAGGCTGCCTACATGGACCTGTAAGGAGGAGGAACAACAATGGCTGAAAGTTATGGCTGGGCAGGCAAGATCCTGCGCGTTGACCTGACCACCGGTGCGATCACCACCGAGGACGACGCAAAATACCATAAATATATCGGCGGCATGGGCATGGCCTACCGCATCATGTATGAGGAAGCTCCCATGGACCTCGACCCCTATGATGAGAAGGCACTGGTCATCTTCGGCGTCGGCCCCCTGACCGGTGCAGGCGTGCCCTGCTCCGGCCGGATGAACGTCACCTTCCGCTCCACCTGGTCCAAGGGCAGCTCCATCATCGACGCCCACATGGGCGGCCACATCGGCCCCATGCTGAAGTATGCGGGCTGGGACGGCATCGTCATCACCGGCATCTCCGCAAAGCCCGTCTACCTGCGCATCGAGGACGACGAGGTCTCCCTCGAGGACGCTTCTGACATCTGGGGCAAGGGTACGTTCGCGTCCAACAAGTGGATGGTGGAGCAGAACGGCCGTGAGTTCGAGACCGCTTCCATCGGCCCTGCCGGTGAGAATCTGGTGGACTACTCCACCCTGAACACCAGCTTTGGCAACTCCGGCGGCGCCGGTCTGGGCGCTGCCATGGGCAACAAGAAGCTGAAGGGCCTAGCCATCCGCGGCACCGGCAGCGTCAAGGTCGCCGACCCCAAAAAGGTGCTGGAGCTGTCCAACTACATGATGGGCAACCTCATCGGCGGCAACAACAACCACAACGTCCCCGCACAGCCCCAGAGCTGGGCCGAGTACAGCGCCACCTCCGGCAAGAACCGCTGGTCCGGCGCACCGGGCCGTATGTGGAAAAAGGCTCCCGGCGGCCCCGTGGATACCGGCGAGCAGCCCTACAACGACATCAACAAGATCGCGCTGCGCTGCTTCAAGGGTTACTTCGACTTCGGCGCACCGGCTGCGGAGTACACCGTCAAGAACGGCGGCTGCTCCTCCTGCCCCATCCGCTGCTACACCGAGTATGATGTGGACCCGCTGGCCGATTACGACCTGCCCACCCACAACTCCAACACCTGTATGCCCGTGCTGTACGGCACCCGCGTCTACCCGGACGGCGTCCACGACTTCAAGTACGAGGGCGACGGCACCATGGTCATCAATCTGGCATGGTCCCACGCCGTCGATGACATGGGCCTGTGGGACAACTACGGCAACCTGAACCGCGACCTGCTGTGGATCCTGCGGATGCCCCGCGAGGAGGCCACCCAGTACATCAGCGAGGAAGAGTACGACTCCCTGCCTTGGGCATGGGAAAAGGCCGGTGACCCCCGCTGGGAGGTGGAGCTGATCCGCCGCATGGCCTATGGCGAGGGCGACCTGTCCGTCATCGCAAAGGGTACGCTGGCCATGATGGAAAAGTTCGGCCTGCCCAAGAGCTGGCTGGACCGCAACGACGGCGCTACCAACTCCAACCTGATCTACAACGGCTTCCCCAACCACCACGGCCCCGCAGAGGCATGGCAGGTTGGCATGCTGTACAATCTGGTGTATAATAGAGACTGCATGATCCACGAGATCGTCTGCGAGACCGGCTCCGGCGCACCCTACGAGGTGACCAAAAAGGTCATGGAGGACTTCTTCGGCGAGGGCTGCTACGACAAGGCCAAGGCCTACACCCCCATCAACGAAAACAAGGCAAAGCTGGCCGCCTACTGCGTCAACGATAAGAACTTCCACGACTCTGCTACCCTCTGCAACTGGATGTGGCCCATGACCCAGTCTCCCTCCAAGGAGCGGGCCTACCACGGCGATCTGGACCTGCAGGCAGATTTCATGACCGCCGTCACCGGCGAGACCTACACCCAGGCCGGTCTGCAGGAAGCAGGCGAGCGCATCACCCAGATGCTGCGCGCCATGACCGCCATCAGCTTCCAGAAGAACTGCGGCAGCGCAAACCTCCGTCAGGAGCACGACGCCATCTGCGACTGGGTCTTCGACAAGGAGCCGGACTTCAAGGCATTTGAGCCGGGCACCACCAAGCTGGACCGCGCCGACATGGAGAAGGCCAAGGATATGTTCTACGACATCTTCGGCTGGGACAAGACCACCGGCGTGCCCACCCGCGAGACGCTGGAGAAGTTCGACCTCGGCGACATGGCCGACGATCTGGAAGCACGCGGCATCTACGACCAGACTCCCGCTGAGGAGACTGCAGCCCAGTAATTCACAGAAACGAGAGGAATTATCATGCTGTTTGGCAGACGCAAACCCGGTTATACCACCACGGTGGACGCCGCCTCCGACCCCGAGCAGGTCATCCTCGACCTGCAGAAGGCAGAGATGGCCGCCAAGAAGAAGCCGAAGGCCGAGGTCTTTGACATCGACGCGGCCAGCGAGACGGCCCGCCGCCTGAAGGAGACGGGCAGTATGTTCGACGGCAGCGCTGCAAAGCTCGGCGAGGACGTCATCGCCGCAGTGGAGCGGGAGACGGACGCGCTGGCCGCAAAGCAGGCCGAGGCACAGCCCGCGCCCGCCCAGACGAGCACCCCGGACGATGCCGAAAAGCCGCAGCTGCTGGATTTTCTGGCCGCTGCGCCGGAGGCGGAGGGCGACCCCTACGCCGACCAGCCCACCGTCACC is a genomic window containing:
- a CDS encoding ferredoxin-like protein, with protein sequence MAKTDFLTADMTRRQFMKISGKSLAGLTLSASMLSLFGCSQKQVDSGAVATWALPQGLLVVNADLCTGCQRCEINCTLTNDGVCSSYISRVKIQRRLNLDGAGNGLLSGNDNCWVYFPDTCRQCEDPACGNACPQKAITTNEQGIRVVDTDKCIGCGACHDACPWHMPTVNPETGKSSKCIACGACVAGCPSGALSIVDWDAVTSAAQAAYMDL
- a CDS encoding aldehyde ferredoxin oxidoreductase N-terminal domain-containing protein, translated to MAESYGWAGKILRVDLTTGAITTEDDAKYHKYIGGMGMAYRIMYEEAPMDLDPYDEKALVIFGVGPLTGAGVPCSGRMNVTFRSTWSKGSSIIDAHMGGHIGPMLKYAGWDGIVITGISAKPVYLRIEDDEVSLEDASDIWGKGTFASNKWMVEQNGREFETASIGPAGENLVDYSTLNTSFGNSGGAGLGAAMGNKKLKGLAIRGTGSVKVADPKKVLELSNYMMGNLIGGNNNHNVPAQPQSWAEYSATSGKNRWSGAPGRMWKKAPGGPVDTGEQPYNDINKIALRCFKGYFDFGAPAAEYTVKNGGCSSCPIRCYTEYDVDPLADYDLPTHNSNTCMPVLYGTRVYPDGVHDFKYEGDGTMVINLAWSHAVDDMGLWDNYGNLNRDLLWILRMPREEATQYISEEEYDSLPWAWEKAGDPRWEVELIRRMAYGEGDLSVIAKGTLAMMEKFGLPKSWLDRNDGATNSNLIYNGFPNHHGPAEAWQVGMLYNLVYNRDCMIHEIVCETGSGAPYEVTKKVMEDFFGEGCYDKAKAYTPINENKAKLAAYCVNDKNFHDSATLCNWMWPMTQSPSKERAYHGDLDLQADFMTAVTGETYTQAGLQEAGERITQMLRAMTAISFQKNCGSANLRQEHDAICDWVFDKEPDFKAFEPGTTKLDRADMEKAKDMFYDIFGWDKTTGVPTRETLEKFDLGDMADDLEARGIYDQTPAEETAAQ